GGCTCGCCAGCAGATCGGACAGTAGGCCGGGTTTCAGCACGGCGACGCCGACCAGGCCCGCGCCGAGCGCCACCACCAGTGTGAGCACCGTCACCAGCACGCCGCGCCTGCGCTTCCTCGGCTTGCCGGCGGCGCTCCCCTCGGGACGCGCGGGCGGGCGGACGGGGGCGCTCGGGCGGGCGCCCGGCGGCGGACCGGTCACCGCAGGCTGGGTCTGGGTCGGCTCGTCCTGGCCCGGGGCGCCGTAGCCGTAGCCGGGCGCGCCGCCGTAGGGCTGGGTCTGCGGGTAGCTCTGTCCGTAGGGCTGTGGATATCCAGGGTGTCCCATACCCGACTGATGTCCACCGGGGCCGTGGTCGCCCTGTGGATATCCCCCCTGGTCAGGAGTGGTCTGTGGATAGCCGGCGGGATTCGGGCCCGGCTGGGGATAACCGCCGTGACCAGGGGCGTTCTGTCCGTACGCACCGTATCCGGGCGCGTACTGCGGGTCATGGGGCGAGCTGTGCACATCCTGTGGATAACCGCTCGGTCCCGGGCTTGCGGCCTGTGGATAAGACGGTGGATACCCGCCAAGTGCCTGGTCCGCGGGCTGTGGATAACCACTGTGGGGGTGCCACACCCACTCCCGGCCGCTCCACACCCACTCGCCCGGCGTGGAACCCCCGCCATCTGCGGGTTCGGCCCCGTAGTGTGAACCTTGCCTCCCCAACGCGGCCCTCCTCCGAAGCCCCGAACCAGCCAGGCGAGACTAACTAAAATTCGCCAACGTCGGCGAACTAACAGGCCAATGGGAGTGTGAAATGGATTTCGACGTCACGGTTGAGATCCCCAAGGGGCAGCGGAACAAGTACGAGGTCGACCACGAGACCGGGCGCATCCGGCTGGATCGCACCCTTTTCACCTCCACGCAGTACCCGGCCGACTACGGCTTCATCGAGAACACGCTGGGCGAGGACGGTGACCCGCTCGACGCCCTGGTGCTGGTGCAGGAGCCGACCTTCCCCGGCTGCCTGATCCGGTGCCGGGCCATCGGCATGTTCCGCATGCGCGACGAGAAGGGCGGCGACGACAAGGTCCTCTGCGTCCCGGCCGACGACCCGCGCCTGGAGCACCTGCGTGACATCCATCACGTGGCCGAATTCGACCGCCTGGAGATCCAGCACTTCTTCGAGGTCTACAAGGACCTCGAGCCCGGCAAGAGCGTCGAGGGCGCGACCTGGGTCGGCCGCACCGAGGCCGAGGCCGAGATCGTGCGCTCGTTCGAGCGCGCCAAGGAAACCCCGCACGAGCACTGACGCGGGCTATACGCGAAAGGGCCGCCCGTCGGGGCGGCCCTTTCGCGTATCCGTTCGCAGTTTCGGGGAAACTGCGCCTTCGGCTCGCCCGACGGCTGCACTTTCCCCGAAACTGCAAGCGGTCAGTACGCCGGCAGCTCCGCGAGCTGGACGAGCCGGCCGCCGCGGCGGGTGATGAGGCGGCCGCGGCCGGGAGGCATGCGCTCGTACTTGATGCGGGCGCCGAACGGGGCGGTCGCGCTGCTCTCCGCCGACAGCATCAGGAACGGCGCACCCGCCGAGGCCAGCCTCGTCAGCGCCACGTCGCTCGACGAGCGGTAGCCGCCCCAGTTCGCGTTGGACGACGTGATCAGGTGCAGACCGACGTCGCGGGCCTGGAACAGGAACTCGCTCAGCGGCTCCAGCGGGTGGCCCATCGACGCCCCGACCACGATGTCGTAGTCGTCGATGATCAGGAAGAACTCGCCGCGCCCGGCCAGCCAGGGCCGCCGCGGGATGTCCTGCGGGCGCACGTCGTCCGGCGGGCGCCGCTCGTCCATCTTCTGCCGGATCGCCTCGGCGTAGTCGCGCAGCTGGGCGGGGTTGCTCAGGTACGCGAGCTGGTGCTCGGTGGTCACCGCGCCGAGCAGGCTGCGCTTCGGGTCCATGATGATCATCTTTGCCTGGTCCGGCGTGTACCGGCGGGCGATCGAGGTGGCGATCTGCCGCAGCAGGGTCGACTTGCCGCTCTCGCTCTCCCCGAACGCGCTGAGGTGCACGTCGGCGAAGAAGTCGACGGTCGCCGGGGTCAGGTCGTCGGCGATGCCGATCGGCAGCGTCCACTCCCCGCCCGTCTCCAGGTTCATCCGCTCGTACGCGTACACCGTGGGCAGCATGCGCACCCGCGGCGCGGGCTGGCCCGTCCAGTGCTTCGTGATGTGCTGCAGCAGCGCGTCGCGGTCGCCGACGGCGTCCATGTCCGGCCGCAGCGCCAGCGTGAACAGGCCGTCCACGGTGACACCGAACCCGGGGCGGGCCGGCACCTGCGGGGCGATCTTGCGGACCCGGCAGATGCTGTCGCTGGCGTCGCCCAGCTTCAGCTCCAGCTTGCTGCCGAACTGGTCGGCGATCGCGGGCCGGAAGTCGCGCCAGCGCAGCGTGGAGGCGATCAGGTGCACGCCGTACGCCAGGCCCCGGGTGGCGAAGTCGGTGAGCACCGGCTCCAGGTCGTCGTAGTTCTCGCGCAGCGTGGTCCAGCCGTCCACGACCAGGAACACGTCGCCGTACGGGTCGTCGGTGAACCGGCCCGCCGCGCGCAGCCTGCGGTAGGCCGCCATCGACTCGATGCCGTGCTCGGCGAACCGGGCCTCGCGGGCGTTGAGCAGCTGCGCCACCTCGCTCACGGTGCGCCGCACCATCAGCGCGTCCTGCCGGCCCGCGACGCCGCCGACGTGCGGCAGGTCGCGCAGCGCGCCCAGCGAGCCGCCGCCGAAGTCCAGGCAGTACACCTGCACCTCCTGCGGGGTGTGGGTGAGCGCCAGGCCGGTGATGATGGTGCGCAGCAGCGTGGACTTGCCGCTCTGGCCGCCGCCCGCGAGCGCCACGTGCCCCGCCGCGCCGTCGGCCAGCCGCAGCCACTGCAGGTCGCGCAGCTGCTGGGCGGGCTTGTCGATGATGGCGACCGGCACCCGCAGCGCGCCGCGCAGCTCCGGGTTGGCGACGGTGAGGCCCCGGCCCTCGACCAGGCCGAGCTGCCCGAAGGCGAGGTCCAGCGGGTCGGAGATGTCCAGCGGCGGCAGCCACACCTGGTGCGCGGGCGGGCCCTGGCCCACCATGCGCTCGATCATGACGTCCATCAGGCTCTCGCCCGGCTTGACGTCCCAGTTGACCTCGGGCTCGGCGTTGGCGGGCTTCTTCGGCACCGGCACGAAGTGGTTGCTGAAGTCGTACACGACCTGGCGGCCGTCGTCCTTGCGGCGGGTCGCGGTCTCCCCCGCCCGCTTGAACGAGCCGGACACGTACGCGCCCTTGAACCGCTGCAGCGGCTCCGAGCCGAACTTCAGGTAGCCGTGGCCGGGCGCCTTGGGCAGGTCGTACGCGTCGCCGACGCCGAGCACCGCGCGCGACTCCATCGCGGAGAAGGTGCGCAGGCCGATCCGGTACGACAGGTGCGTGTCCAGGCCGCGCAGCCGGCCCTCCTCCAGCCGCTGGCTGGCCAGCAGCAGGTGCATGCCGATGGACCGGCCGACCCGGCCGATCTGCACGAAGATCTCGATGAAGTCCGGGTTGGCGGTGAGCAGCTCGGAGAACTCGTCGCAGACGATGAACAGCGAGGCCAGCGGGGCGATCGCGGCGCCGCCCGCGCGCGCCTTCTCGTAGTCCTTGAGGTTGGCGAAGTTGCCCGCCGCCCGCAGCAGCTCCTGGCGGCGCAGCACCTCGCCGGTGATCGCGTCGCCCATGCGGTTGACCAGGTGGCTCTCGCCCTCCAGGTTGGTGATGACCGCGGAGGTGTGCGGCAGCCGGTCCAGCGAGGCGAACGTCGCGCCGCCCTTGAAGTCGACCAGCACGAAGTTGAGCTGCTCCGACGAGTGCGTCGCGGCCAGGCCGAGCACCATCGTGCGCAGCAGCTCGGACTTGCCGGAGCCGGTCGCGCCGACGAGCAGGCCGTGCGGGCCCATGCCGTCCTGCGCCGACTCCTTGATGTCCAGCTCGACCGGCGAGCCGTCCGGGCCCACGCCCAGCGGCGTGCGCAGCATGTTGCGGCTGCTGCGCGGCGACCATCCGTACGCCACGTCGAAGCGCTCCGGGTCGGGGATGCCGAGCAGGTCGGCCAGGCCCTTCTCGGTGGTCATCGCGGTGGAGCTGGTGACCGTGGTGGCGGACAGCCGCAGCGGGGCCAGCCGCCGGGCCAGCGCCTCGGCCTCGACGACGCCGAGCCGGTCCGCCGCGCCGACCTCGGCGACGGAGGTCGCGGTGGTGGTGTGCAGCTCGCGCTCGCGGCCGCGCACTTCGAGCGTCAGCATGCCGCGCTCCAGCAGGCGCGGCGGCGCGGTGTCCAGGTCCAGGATGGTCATCCCGGACAGGCCCTCCGGCACGGCCAGCAGGTTCGCCCCGGCCATGTCGGCGCCGTCGAGCACCACGACCACGTGCGGGCCCGCGCCCTCGCTGCCGCCGAACCGGGGCCGCCCGGCGAGCAGCTCGGTCAGCAGCTCCTCCAGCTCGGGGGCGGAGGTGGCGTAGAGGCGCATCGGGCCGAGCGCGTCGACCCGGCTCGGGTGCTGGTGGTGCGGCAGCCACTTGGCCCAGTCCCAGGCGTCGCGGCGGTAGGACGAGCCGCACACCGCGATGACCAGGTCGTCCGGGGCGTGGAACACGGCGAGCTGGGCCAGCATCGCGCGGGCCAGGCCGTGCGCGTCCGAGCCGTCACGGTGGTCGCGCTCGCCCGAGCTGGTGTACATCCCCTCGGTGCGCGGTGCGGCGTCGCCGCGCAGGAACACCCGGCCGAAGCCGCGCATGGACAGCGCCACCGGCAGGTCCGGCACGACGGAGTACGCGTCCAGGAAGCGCCGCAGCGCCCCGGCCGTCATCGGCTCCAGCTCCTCCAGCGGCCGGGTCTCCGGCGGCACCAGGGGCGTGGCCAGCGACTGCGGGCCGATGCCCACGCGCACGATGCCGAAGTCGGGGTCGTGCCCGCGGCGCTCCCAGAGCCGGTGGCTGTCCACCGTGGACCACAGCCGCTGCGGGTCGGGGTGGCGGTAGAACAGGCCGGTGCGCTGCGCCTGCACCGCCTGGCGGGCGCGCCGCCGCAGGCTGGCGAGGTGGCGCAGGTATTCGCGGCGGGCCGCCATCATCTCGGCCTTCTTCGGCTGGCCGGCGCCGTTCATCAGGCTCGCGGCGATCATGCCGAGGCTGGACACGCCCATCATGCCGCCGGCCAGATAGGACATCTTGTCGCCCTGGCCGCGGCCCACCATCATCGCCATGCCCAGGCCGCTGCCCAGCATCGGCAGGATCATCATGGCCTGCTGCCAGCGCCCGCCCGCGGCCTGCGGAATCTCCGGCGGCGCGTCGATGACGAGTTCCCCCGCCGGGATCTCCGGTGCGGGGCGACGTGGCGCCCGCTTGACGATCACCGTACCCATAGCGATTGCCCTCCCCACGACCATCGACCGCCCGTCATGCTAAGTCATGTGAGAACCGCCCGCGTTCGGCCGCCTGTGACAAACATGTCCGCGATCGATGCGGGGTGACGCGTTCCTCCGGAACGTGGTAGACGTACCGGGTGAGCTACCCCGCCGCGACGACCGCGTCCCCCACCGGCCTGGCCCGCATCTCGCTGCAGACGCCGCAGCGCCGCGTCGACGTGGCGCTGCCCGAGCAGGTGACGCTGGCGGATCTGCTGCCCGACCTGCTGCGCCACGCCGGGGTCGGCCTGGCCGACGACGGCGAGCAGCACGGCGGCTGGGTGCTGCGCCGCACCGACGGCAGCCCGCTCGCCGAAGGCATGTCGCTGCAGCAGCAGTCGGTGCGCGACGGTGAGATCCTGCACCTGGTGCCGGCCCAGGAACACTGGCCCGAGCTGGAGTACGACGACGTCGTCGAGGCGATCGCCGAGGGCGCGCGCCGCCGGGGCACCCTGTGGACGCCCGCGGCGACGCGGATGTCCACCCTGGTCGGTTCCGGCATCCTGCTCGCCGCGGGCGTGCTGTCGCTGGTGCACGGCGGTCCGCAGTGGACGCCGGGCGGATACCTCGGGCTGACCGTGGCGGTGCTGCTGCTGGTCGGCGGCGTGCTGGCGTCGCGGGCGTACGGCGACGGCGTCACCGGCAGCGCCCTGGCCGGCTTCGCGCTGCCGTACGCGTTCGCGGGCGGCGCGCTGGTGCTCGGCGGCGCGGAGGGCGGCCCGGCGCCGCTGGCCCCGTGGCTCGGCGAGCCGCAACTGCTGGTCGGCTGCGTGGCGGTGCTGCTGTTCGCGATGCTCGGCGCGGCCGGTGTCGGCCACGGGCTGCGCATCTTCACCGCCGGTGGCACGGCGGGCCTGCTCGGCGCGCTGACCGCGCTGCTCGGCGGGCTCGGCGCGGCCGGCGCCGCGGCGGTCCTGGTGAGCGCGCTGGTGTGCGGCATCGGCCTGGTGCCGGTGCTGGCCATCCGGTTCGGCAAGGTGCCGGTGCCGTCGGTCACCCCGCCGCGCGGCCCGGCCGGCGAGAACGCCTTCGCGGCCGTGCCGGCCAACCGGGGCGCCTCGGACCTGCCCGACCGCTCCCGCGTCTTCGCCGCCGTGGCCCGCTCCGAGGAGCTGCTCACCGGCATGCTCATCGGGTACGCCGTGCTGACCGGCGCGGCCGGGCTGATCCTGGTCGGCTCGGGCGGCACCGCGGGCCGGGTGCTGGTCGCGGTGTGCGCGACGGCGCTGCTGCTGCGCTCGCGGCTGTTCGTCACGGTCCGGCAGCGGGTGCCGCTGGTGATCGCGGGCCTGTTCGGCTGGGTGCTGCTGCTGGGCGCGGCGGTCTTCCTCACCGACGGCGGCACCCGGGCCTTCTTCGCGGTCGGCACCGTGGTGCTCGCGATGATCATCGCGCTGGCCGGGCAGACCTGGTCCCGTAAGGCCCCCTCGCCGTACGTCGGCCGCGCCGCCGACCTGTTCGACCTGCTCGTCGTCGTCTCGGTGGTGCCGGTCGCGGCCTGGGTGCTCGGGGTCTACGGCATGATCCAGGGCTGGGCCGCATAGCCGGGTTTCTTTGCCCGCGCGGGTGAGCGTGTGAGAATGGCGGAACTGTGCCTGGGTTCCGGTCATTCCGCCGCAGCGCCGTCCCGCGTAAGAACGCGACGGCGCTGCCTCGCGTGACCGCGGCGCTGGCGCTGGCCGTGGCGGGCAGCATGGCCGCGACGACCCCGCCGCGGACGCCCCTGGCGGACACCGCCGGGCTGCGGGCCGAGGTCGGCGCGCAGCGGGTCTCCCGCGACGCCGAGCGCAGCGGGCAGTGGCAGCTGACCACCCTCCGCGCCACCCGCGCCTGGGATCTGGCCACCGGCGACGGCGTCGTCGTCGCCGTGATCGACTCGGGGGTCGCGCCGCACCCGGACCTGACCGGCCGCGTGCTCTCCGGGCTGGACCTGGTGGACACGACCGGCAACGGCAGCAACGACCAGGTCGGGCACGGCACCACGGTGGCCGCGCTGATCGCCGGCCAGGGTGACGGCCGGCACGGGGTGGCCGGGCTGGCGCCGCGCGCGAAGATCCTTCCGGTGCGCGTGCTCGACGCGGAGAACCGGTACGACGACGCGCGGGTGGTCGCCGAGGCGGTCCGCTGGGCCGTCGACCACGACGCGAAGGTGATCAACCTCTCTCTCGGCGGCCCGGTGAGCAGCGAAGCGCTGGCCGAGGCGATCGACTACGCGTTCGCCCGCGACGTGGTGGTGGTGGCCTGCGTCGGCAACGTGAGCGCGGGCGGCAGCACCGAGATCTGGTATCCGGCCCGCGAACCCGGTGTGCTCGCGG
The Catellatospora sp. IY07-71 DNA segment above includes these coding regions:
- the eccD gene encoding type VII secretion integral membrane protein EccD, whose translation is MSYPAATTASPTGLARISLQTPQRRVDVALPEQVTLADLLPDLLRHAGVGLADDGEQHGGWVLRRTDGSPLAEGMSLQQQSVRDGEILHLVPAQEHWPELEYDDVVEAIAEGARRRGTLWTPAATRMSTLVGSGILLAAGVLSLVHGGPQWTPGGYLGLTVAVLLLVGGVLASRAYGDGVTGSALAGFALPYAFAGGALVLGGAEGGPAPLAPWLGEPQLLVGCVAVLLFAMLGAAGVGHGLRIFTAGGTAGLLGALTALLGGLGAAGAAAVLVSALVCGIGLVPVLAIRFGKVPVPSVTPPRGPAGENAFAAVPANRGASDLPDRSRVFAAVARSEELLTGMLIGYAVLTGAAGLILVGSGGTAGRVLVAVCATALLLRSRLFVTVRQRVPLVIAGLFGWVLLLGAAVFLTDGGTRAFFAVGTVVLAMIIALAGQTWSRKAPSPYVGRAADLFDLLVVVSVVPVAAWVLGVYGMIQGWAA
- the mycP gene encoding type VII secretion-associated serine protease mycosin, whose amino-acid sequence is MAATTPPRTPLADTAGLRAEVGAQRVSRDAERSGQWQLTTLRATRAWDLATGDGVVVAVIDSGVAPHPDLTGRVLSGLDLVDTTGNGSNDQVGHGTTVAALIAGQGDGRHGVAGLAPRAKILPVRVLDAENRYDDARVVAEAVRWAVDHDAKVINLSLGGPVSSEALAEAIDYAFARDVVVVACVGNVSAGGSTEIWYPAREPGVLAVTAIAPGQRHQRWQGSLTGEQAVLAAPGTDLLGAKPGGYWRVQGTSFAAPLVSATAALVRSRFPGMSAADVVQRLISTAQDLGPAGRDDEFGFGLVDPVAALTAEVTPVRANSLDVLPPPGRAGFGPAPEPSPAAAATPTPAAGTRPAPTPQRVNGGLQLALDGAPLLALPLS
- the eccCa gene encoding type VII secretion protein EccCa, giving the protein MGTVIVKRAPRRPAPEIPAGELVIDAPPEIPQAAGGRWQQAMMILPMLGSGLGMAMMVGRGQGDKMSYLAGGMMGVSSLGMIAASLMNGAGQPKKAEMMAARREYLRHLASLRRRARQAVQAQRTGLFYRHPDPQRLWSTVDSHRLWERRGHDPDFGIVRVGIGPQSLATPLVPPETRPLEELEPMTAGALRRFLDAYSVVPDLPVALSMRGFGRVFLRGDAAPRTEGMYTSSGERDHRDGSDAHGLARAMLAQLAVFHAPDDLVIAVCGSSYRRDAWDWAKWLPHHQHPSRVDALGPMRLYATSAPELEELLTELLAGRPRFGGSEGAGPHVVVVLDGADMAGANLLAVPEGLSGMTILDLDTAPPRLLERGMLTLEVRGRERELHTTTATSVAEVGAADRLGVVEAEALARRLAPLRLSATTVTSSTAMTTEKGLADLLGIPDPERFDVAYGWSPRSSRNMLRTPLGVGPDGSPVELDIKESAQDGMGPHGLLVGATGSGKSELLRTMVLGLAATHSSEQLNFVLVDFKGGATFASLDRLPHTSAVITNLEGESHLVNRMGDAITGEVLRRQELLRAAGNFANLKDYEKARAGGAAIAPLASLFIVCDEFSELLTANPDFIEIFVQIGRVGRSIGMHLLLASQRLEEGRLRGLDTHLSYRIGLRTFSAMESRAVLGVGDAYDLPKAPGHGYLKFGSEPLQRFKGAYVSGSFKRAGETATRRKDDGRQVVYDFSNHFVPVPKKPANAEPEVNWDVKPGESLMDVMIERMVGQGPPAHQVWLPPLDISDPLDLAFGQLGLVEGRGLTVANPELRGALRVPVAIIDKPAQQLRDLQWLRLADGAAGHVALAGGGQSGKSTLLRTIITGLALTHTPQEVQVYCLDFGGGSLGALRDLPHVGGVAGRQDALMVRRTVSEVAQLLNAREARFAEHGIESMAAYRRLRAAGRFTDDPYGDVFLVVDGWTTLRENYDDLEPVLTDFATRGLAYGVHLIASTLRWRDFRPAIADQFGSKLELKLGDASDSICRVRKIAPQVPARPGFGVTVDGLFTLALRPDMDAVGDRDALLQHITKHWTGQPAPRVRMLPTVYAYERMNLETGGEWTLPIGIADDLTPATVDFFADVHLSAFGESESGKSTLLRQIATSIARRYTPDQAKMIIMDPKRSLLGAVTTEHQLAYLSNPAQLRDYAEAIRQKMDERRPPDDVRPQDIPRRPWLAGRGEFFLIIDDYDIVVGASMGHPLEPLSEFLFQARDVGLHLITSSNANWGGYRSSSDVALTRLASAGAPFLMLSAESSATAPFGARIKYERMPPGRGRLITRRGGRLVQLAELPAY
- a CDS encoding inorganic diphosphatase is translated as MDFDVTVEIPKGQRNKYEVDHETGRIRLDRTLFTSTQYPADYGFIENTLGEDGDPLDALVLVQEPTFPGCLIRCRAIGMFRMRDEKGGDDKVLCVPADDPRLEHLRDIHHVAEFDRLEIQHFFEVYKDLEPGKSVEGATWVGRTEAEAEIVRSFERAKETPHEH